A single Atopobiaceae bacterium DNA region contains:
- a CDS encoding type IV secretory system conjugative DNA transfer family protein: MSRTRALPAPVVALASAAAFLAGDLYAATLSAMPGQAASNLEAAVSQVPSYLAANGPVPSLDPVPLAVGTLACCGVWVAWSYQLVRAGNYRQGEEHGSARWATPHEASRFADPTDPYANIILTSHVSLALARADHDPRYERNRNVLVVGGSGSGKTRSYVLPNLLQANASYLVTDPKGTLADEVGPMLVPLGYEVRRIDTVDFRRSDHYNPIAYVRSQQDVLELVDCLIANTKRTRNDSADPFWENSERLLYTALVAYLVDHCQREDANLPGLMTLLSLAEASEADEGFESPLDLLFREVETGCRCVVDEEGEEAGGRAFCGGAARVRWVRVAEPLTPEQDFALSRYRAFKAAAGKTLKSIIISCNARLSALDSAELRELLSRDDMGLDRMGEAGRRTAIFATSSDTNGTYSFVLALLVWQATNLLCERALREHGGSLPVPVHLVLDEFANIGRLPDFERTVAVVRSRNIGVSVIIQSTAQLRSRYGDDAQTIVDCCDTTLFLGGKSSETNRGVSEQVGKETVSLLGTSESRGANPNSTQSRNVAERDLIQSAEVAKLDRRRAIVLIAGADPVIDGKYDPARHPRLREGVVPMK; the protein is encoded by the coding sequence GTGAGCAGGACCCGAGCCCTCCCCGCGCCCGTGGTCGCGCTCGCCTCCGCGGCGGCGTTCCTCGCGGGAGACCTCTACGCCGCCACGCTCTCGGCCATGCCGGGGCAGGCCGCCTCGAACCTCGAGGCGGCCGTCTCGCAGGTCCCGTCATACCTCGCCGCCAATGGCCCCGTCCCCTCGCTGGACCCCGTGCCGCTGGCGGTCGGGACGCTCGCGTGCTGCGGGGTGTGGGTCGCTTGGTCGTACCAGCTCGTCCGGGCCGGGAACTACCGCCAGGGCGAGGAGCACGGGTCGGCCAGGTGGGCCACGCCGCACGAGGCGTCGCGCTTCGCCGACCCCACGGACCCGTACGCCAACATCATCCTCACCAGCCACGTGTCACTCGCGCTCGCGCGTGCCGACCACGATCCCCGATACGAGCGCAACCGCAACGTGCTTGTCGTCGGTGGCTCGGGCTCCGGCAAGACGAGGAGCTACGTCCTGCCGAACCTGCTGCAGGCCAACGCCTCCTACCTCGTCACCGACCCCAAGGGCACCCTGGCCGACGAGGTGGGCCCGATGCTCGTGCCCCTCGGCTACGAGGTCCGCCGCATCGACACCGTCGACTTCCGGAGGTCGGACCACTACAACCCCATCGCGTACGTGAGGTCTCAGCAGGACGTGCTGGAGCTCGTCGACTGCCTCATCGCCAACACGAAGCGAACGAGGAACGACTCGGCCGACCCCTTCTGGGAGAACTCGGAGCGCCTGCTCTACACGGCGCTCGTGGCCTACCTCGTGGACCACTGCCAACGGGAGGACGCCAACCTCCCAGGCCTCATGACGCTGCTGTCGCTCGCCGAGGCGAGCGAGGCCGACGAGGGATTCGAGAGCCCGCTCGACCTCCTGTTCCGCGAGGTCGAGACGGGCTGCAGGTGCGTCGTCGACGAGGAGGGCGAGGAGGCAGGCGGCCGGGCCTTCTGCGGCGGTGCCGCGAGGGTCAGGTGGGTGCGGGTGGCGGAGCCGCTCACGCCCGAGCAGGACTTCGCCCTCTCCCGCTACCGCGCCTTCAAGGCGGCCGCCGGCAAGACCCTGAAGTCGATCATCATCAGCTGCAACGCCCGGCTCAGCGCCCTCGACAGCGCGGAGCTCAGGGAGCTCCTCTCGCGGGACGACATGGGGCTCGACCGCATGGGCGAGGCGGGGCGGCGCACCGCGATCTTCGCGACGTCGTCCGACACCAACGGCACCTACTCGTTCGTCCTGGCGCTCCTCGTGTGGCAGGCGACCAACCTGCTCTGCGAGCGGGCCCTCCGCGAGCACGGCGGGAGCCTTCCCGTGCCGGTGCACCTCGTCCTCGACGAGTTCGCCAACATCGGGCGGCTCCCAGACTTCGAGCGGACGGTCGCGGTCGTGCGCTCGCGCAACATCGGCGTCTCGGTGATCATCCAGTCAACGGCCCAGCTCAGGAGCCGCTACGGGGACGACGCCCAGACGATCGTCGACTGCTGCGACACGACGCTGTTCCTCGGGGGCAAGTCGTCCGAGACCAACAGGGGTGTCTCGGAGCAGGTCGGCAAGGAGACCGTCTCGCTCCTCGGGACGAGCGAGAGCCGCGGGGCCAACCCCAACTCGACCCAGAGCAGGAACGTCGCCGAGCGGGACCTCATCCAGTCGGCCGAGGTCGCGAAGCTCGACCGCCGCCGCGCCATCGTCCTCATCGCCGGGGCCGACCCCGTCATCGACGGGAAGTACGACCCGGCCAGGCACCCGCGCCTCCGCGAGGGGGTGGTCCCCATGAAATAG